One segment of Thermococcus profundus DNA contains the following:
- the nuoI gene encoding NADH-quinone oxidoreductase subunit NuoI codes for MESVEKPRVRVVGEEKVKLKKSFVKPWMGIKYLFKKPVTIKIPYEKIEPAPKYRGFHTLDWKKCIGCNFCGQICPARAIEMTWIEVDGKVEKRPHPKVDYGRCTFCQFCVDVCPTGALGHVENYYLTTAGLEEDLQLYDWVPIDPKKVRELNEKFNDYRFPVERIKFNKETKEVTYYLRDGTEFKFKILGYGLKPPAAAKPKPAAKPAEKPAEKKEEPKSKEKKE; via the coding sequence ATGGAGAGCGTTGAGAAGCCGAGGGTTAGGGTTGTGGGCGAGGAGAAGGTCAAGCTCAAGAAGTCATTCGTCAAGCCCTGGATGGGCATCAAGTACCTCTTCAAGAAGCCCGTAACGATAAAGATACCCTATGAGAAGATAGAGCCGGCTCCGAAGTACAGGGGCTTCCACACCCTCGATTGGAAGAAGTGCATAGGTTGCAACTTCTGCGGCCAGATATGCCCGGCCAGGGCAATAGAGATGACGTGGATAGAGGTGGACGGCAAGGTCGAGAAGAGGCCGCACCCGAAGGTGGACTACGGCAGGTGTACATTCTGCCAGTTCTGCGTTGACGTCTGCCCGACGGGTGCGCTGGGACACGTTGAGAACTACTACCTAACAACGGCCGGTCTTGAAGAGGATCTCCAGCTCTACGACTGGGTTCCCATCGATCCGAAGAAGGTGCGGGAGCTCAATGAGAAGTTCAACGACTACCGCTTCCCTGTTGAGAGAATCAAGTTCAACAAGGAGACGAAGGAGGTTACCTACTACCTCAGGGACGGCACAGAGTTCAAATTCAAGATACTCGGCTACGGCCTCAAGCCCCCAGCGGCCGCCAAGCCAAAGCCCGCCGCCAAACCTGCGGAAAAGCCCGCAGAGAAAAAGGAAGAGCCCAAGTCCAAGGAAAAGAAGGAGTGA